In one window of Buchnera aphidicola (Rhopalosiphum maidis) DNA:
- the truB gene encoding tRNA pseudouridine(55) synthase TruB: MFFHKKRNVNGFLLLDKPQGMSSNNVLQKVKIIFNAKKAGYIGTLDPLATGMLPICFGETTKFSHYLSESDKYYNVIAKLGEKTSTSDSDGIILRKRPVFFTSFDLNLALKALTGLINQKPSMYSAIKHNGIPLYKYARKGINIKRNIRCVFIYKITLINQKDNWIELNVHCSKGTYIRTLIEDLGEKLFCGAHVIALRRLKIGLLSCSKLVKLTFLENLSNKENTKQINFFKKIDDLLMPIDTPIHFLPKIYISIKKLSVFKLGQKVPFLSNIKNSLVRVFEKDNNKFVGLGKINSKQILIPYRLVSMLTN; this comes from the coding sequence ATGTTTTTTCATAAAAAACGTAATGTTAATGGATTTTTATTATTAGATAAACCTCAGGGAATGTCTTCTAATAATGTTTTACAAAAAGTAAAAATTATTTTTAATGCTAAAAAAGCAGGTTACATTGGAACTTTAGATCCTTTAGCTACTGGAATGTTACCTATTTGTTTTGGTGAAACTACAAAATTTTCTCATTATTTAAGTGAATCTGATAAGTATTATAATGTAATTGCTAAATTAGGTGAAAAAACATCTACTTCTGATTCTGATGGAATAATTTTAAGAAAACGACCTGTTTTTTTTACTTCTTTTGACCTCAACTTGGCTTTGAAAGCATTGACAGGTTTAATTAATCAAAAACCTTCAATGTATTCTGCTATCAAACATAATGGTATACCTTTATATAAATATGCACGAAAGGGAATAAATATTAAACGCAATATCAGATGTGTTTTTATATATAAGATTACTCTTATTAATCAAAAAGATAATTGGATTGAATTAAATGTACATTGTTCGAAAGGTACTTATATTCGAACACTTATTGAAGATTTAGGAGAAAAATTGTTTTGTGGGGCTCATGTAATTGCATTGCGTCGCTTGAAAATAGGATTACTTTCTTGCTCTAAATTAGTTAAATTAACTTTTTTAGAAAATTTATCAAATAAAGAAAATACTAAACAAATAAATTTTTTTAAAAAAATAGATGATTTGTTAATGCCTATTGATACTCCCATTCATTTTTTACCTAAGATATATATTTCTATTAAAAAATTATCTGTTTTTAAACTAGGACAAAAAGTGCCTTTTTTATCTAATATTAAAAATAGTTTAGTACGTGTTTTTGAAAAAGATAATAATAAATTTGTAGGTTTAGGAAAGATTAATTCTAAACAAATATTAATTCCATATCGGTTAGTTTCTATGTTGACTAATTAA
- the rpsO gene encoding 30S ribosomal protein S15: MSLAIIGIKETILKYGQNEKNTGKTEVQIALLTNQINHLQLHFSQHKKDHCNRRGLLNMVSKRRKLLNYLKKKNISCYTKLIKSLNLRR, from the coding sequence ATGTCTCTTGCTATTATAGGTATAAAAGAAACAATTTTAAAATATGGTCAAAACGAAAAAAATACTGGAAAAACAGAAGTTCAAATTGCATTATTAACAAATCAAATTAATCATCTTCAATTGCATTTTTCTCAACATAAAAAAGATCATTGTAATCGAAGAGGTCTTTTAAATATGGTTTCGAAACGTCGAAAATTATTAAATTATTTAAAGAAAAAAAATATATCTTGTTATACTAAATTAATTAAAAGTTTAAATTTAAGACGATAA
- the pnp gene encoding polyribonucleotide nucleotidyltransferase — protein sequence MLNPIVRKFQYGQHTITLETGIMARQATAAVMASMDDTAVFVTVVGEKITNSNQKFFPLTVNYQERTYAAGRIPGGFFRREGRPSESEILTARLIDRPIRPLFPKGFFNEIQIIATVVSVNPQINPDIISIIGASAALSLSGIPFYGPIGASRVGFINNQYVLNPTTDDMKSSVLDLVVSGTQNAVLMVEAESKVLSEDKILGAIMFGHQQQQVVINNIRSLSNEASKLPWIISYPEINTELEIKITKLAEKDISSAYLIFNKQERHEKLNFLKEEIKKLFFIENSNTDMSEIEDIFQKIEKNIVRKRILNNENRIDGREKDMIRALDIRTGVLPRTHGSSLFTRGETQSLVSVTLGTSRDAQNLDELLGDKTDNFLFHYNFPPYSVGEIGIVGSPKRREIGHGRLAKRSLLAVMPKLDDFPYTIRIVSEITESNGSSSMASVCGASLALMDAGVPIKSAVAGISMGLVKEGDKYVLLSDILGDEDHLGDMDFKVSGTEEGITALQMDIKIEGITNEIMRIALNKAKSARLHILNVMKKALSKPRKEISEFAPRIHTIKINPEKIKDVIGKGGSVIRMLTEETGTIIEIEDDGTVKISATIGEKAKNAIRRIEEITAEIEVGRIYSGKVTRIVDFGAFISIGIGKEGLVHISQISDKRVEKVSDHLTVDQIISVKVLEIDRQGRLRLSIKEVDNSIIPNKSINNIYI from the coding sequence TTGCTAAATCCCATTGTACGTAAATTTCAATATGGCCAACATACAATTACTTTAGAAACAGGTATAATGGCTCGTCAAGCAACAGCTGCTGTTATGGCTAGTATGGATGACACAGCTGTTTTTGTAACTGTTGTTGGAGAAAAAATAACGAATTCTAATCAAAAGTTTTTCCCTCTTACAGTGAATTATCAAGAACGAACATATGCTGCTGGTCGAATACCCGGAGGTTTTTTTAGAAGAGAAGGACGTCCGAGTGAAAGCGAAATATTGACTGCTCGACTAATTGATAGACCAATTCGACCTTTATTTCCAAAAGGTTTTTTTAATGAAATTCAAATAATTGCTACTGTAGTATCAGTTAATCCACAAATAAACCCTGATATAATTTCTATTATAGGCGCTTCAGCAGCGTTGAGTTTATCAGGTATACCATTTTATGGTCCAATTGGAGCTTCTAGAGTTGGTTTTATTAATAATCAATATGTTTTAAATCCTACAACTGATGATATGAAATCCAGTGTTTTAGATTTAGTTGTTTCAGGTACTCAAAATGCTGTTTTAATGGTAGAAGCAGAATCAAAAGTATTAAGTGAAGATAAAATTCTTGGTGCTATTATGTTCGGTCATCAACAACAACAAGTAGTTATTAACAATATTCGTTCTTTATCAAACGAAGCAAGTAAATTACCTTGGATAATATCTTATCCTGAAATAAATACAGAATTAGAAATAAAAATTACAAAGTTAGCTGAAAAGGACATAAGCAGTGCTTATTTAATATTTAATAAACAAGAAAGACATGAAAAATTAAATTTTCTTAAAGAAGAAATAAAAAAACTATTTTTTATCGAAAATTCAAATACGGATATGTCGGAAATTGAAGACATTTTTCAAAAAATTGAAAAAAACATTGTAAGAAAACGCATATTAAATAACGAAAATCGTATTGATGGACGCGAAAAAGATATGATTCGTGCATTAGATATCAGAACTGGTGTTTTACCTCGTACTCATGGTTCTTCTTTATTCACTAGAGGAGAAACGCAATCTTTAGTTTCTGTTACCCTAGGAACATCTCGAGATGCACAAAATTTAGATGAACTACTAGGAGATAAAACTGATAATTTTTTATTTCACTATAATTTTCCTCCTTATTCTGTTGGAGAAATTGGAATAGTAGGATCACCTAAAAGACGAGAAATTGGACATGGTCGTCTAGCTAAAAGAAGTTTATTAGCAGTTATGCCTAAATTAGATGATTTTCCTTATACTATAAGAATAGTATCTGAAATTACTGAATCTAATGGTTCTTCTTCTATGGCTTCTGTTTGCGGGGCTTCTTTAGCTTTAATGGACGCTGGAGTACCTATAAAATCTGCTGTTGCAGGAATATCTATGGGTCTAGTTAAGGAAGGAGATAAATATGTTTTACTTTCAGATATTTTAGGCGATGAAGATCATTTAGGAGATATGGATTTTAAAGTTTCTGGAACAGAAGAAGGGATTACAGCTTTGCAAATGGATATAAAAATAGAAGGAATTACTAATGAAATCATGCGTATTGCATTAAATAAAGCGAAATCCGCTCGATTGCATATTTTAAATGTTATGAAAAAGGCATTAAGTAAACCTAGAAAAGAAATTTCTGAATTTGCACCTCGTATTCATACAATTAAAATAAATCCTGAAAAAATTAAAGACGTAATAGGTAAGGGAGGATCGGTGATTCGTATGTTAACTGAAGAAACGGGAACTATAATTGAAATAGAAGATGATGGTACAGTTAAAATATCTGCAACAATTGGGGAAAAAGCAAAAAATGCTATTCGTAGAATCGAAGAAATTACAGCAGAAATTGAAGTAGGAAGAATTTATTCTGGGAAAGTAACTCGTATTGTTGATTTTGGTGCTTTCATTTCAATAGGTATTGGAAAAGAAGGTTTGGTACATATTTCACAAATTTCTGATAAAAGAGTAGAAAAAGTTTCTGATCATTTAACCGTTGATCAAATAATTTCAGTAAAAGTATTAGAAATAGATCGTCAAGGACGTTTAAGATTAAGTATTAAAGAAGTAGATAATTCTATTATTCCTAATAAATCTATAAATAATATTTATATCTGA
- a CDS encoding DEAD/DEAH family ATP-dependent RNA helicase — protein sequence MTHTESTFSFLGLNPFIIKSLANMGYVKPSPIQAACIPLLLEGRDVLGMAQTGSGKTAAFSLPLLHNLDINLKSPQILVLAPTRELAVQVAEAFSDFSKYIIGIHVLPLYGGQRYEVQLRALRQGPQIVVGTPGRLLDHLKRGTLNLSNLHSLVLDEADEMLRMGFIEDVETIMSQIPKEHQTALFSATMPEAIRRISKRFMKNPQEIKIQSNMTTRPDIRQSYWMVYGRKTDALIRFLEVEDFSATIIFVKTKNATLEVSEALERNGYNSAALNGDMNQALREQTLERLKNGRLDILIATDVAARGLDVDRISFVINYDIPMDPESYVHRIGRTGRAGRAGRALLFVENRERRLLRNIERTINQTIPEVQLPKIELLCKRRLEQFAKKVQEQLESRDLDEYSALLDKLYSPGDLDIKTFAAALLKMAQGGRPLIIKKDLLRRPSREFSFKDDRRREESNRNNNRSRRDRRDVKDIDLYRIEVGRNDGVEVRHIVGAIANEGNINSRNIGNIKLFSSYSIIELPKGLSKDLLQHLMKTKILNKQINIKLLRDNKNYETRTHNRSIFNKDKNNKRRFSENRVNKSNSIKNETKSSFSRRRSV from the coding sequence ATGACTCATACTGAAAGCACGTTTTCTTTTCTTGGTTTAAATCCTTTTATTATTAAATCTTTAGCAAACATGGGATATGTTAAACCTTCTCCTATTCAAGCAGCTTGTATTCCATTACTTTTAGAAGGACGAGATGTATTAGGAATGGCGCAAACAGGAAGTGGAAAAACAGCAGCATTTTCATTACCTTTACTACATAACCTGGATATTAACTTAAAATCACCGCAAATTTTGGTATTAGCTCCAACAAGAGAACTAGCTGTTCAAGTAGCTGAAGCTTTTTCAGATTTTTCTAAATATATAATAGGAATACATGTATTACCTTTATATGGTGGTCAACGATATGAAGTACAATTACGAGCATTACGACAAGGACCTCAAATTGTTGTAGGAACTCCAGGTCGTTTGTTAGATCATTTAAAAAGAGGAACTCTTAATCTTTCAAATTTACATTCATTAGTTTTAGATGAAGCAGACGAAATGTTACGTATGGGTTTTATAGAAGATGTAGAAACAATTATGTCTCAAATCCCTAAAGAACATCAAACAGCTTTATTTTCAGCAACAATGCCAGAAGCTATACGTCGTATTTCTAAAAGATTCATGAAAAATCCTCAAGAAATAAAAATACAATCGAATATGACTACACGTCCAGATATTAGACAAAGTTATTGGATGGTTTATGGTAGAAAAACTGATGCATTAATTCGTTTTTTAGAAGTAGAAGATTTTTCTGCAACAATTATTTTTGTAAAAACAAAAAATGCAACTTTAGAAGTTTCTGAAGCATTAGAACGTAATGGATATAACAGTGCTGCACTAAATGGAGATATGAATCAAGCTTTACGAGAACAAACTTTAGAACGATTAAAAAATGGTCGATTAGATATCTTAATTGCTACTGATGTAGCAGCTCGAGGCTTAGATGTAGATCGAATTAGTTTTGTTATTAATTATGATATTCCCATGGATCCAGAATCTTATGTTCATCGTATAGGTCGAACAGGTCGAGCAGGTCGAGCAGGTCGAGCATTATTATTTGTTGAAAATCGTGAGCGTCGATTATTACGTAACATTGAACGCACAATAAATCAAACTATTCCAGAAGTTCAATTGCCAAAAATTGAATTATTATGTAAAAGACGTCTTGAACAATTTGCAAAAAAAGTACAAGAACAATTAGAAAGTAGAGATTTAGACGAGTACAGTGCATTGTTAGATAAATTATATTCTCCTGGTGATTTAGATATAAAAACCTTTGCTGCTGCTTTATTAAAAATGGCTCAAGGAGGACGGCCTTTGATTATTAAAAAAGATTTATTAAGACGTCCATCTAGAGAGTTTTCTTTTAAAGATGATCGCCGACGTGAAGAAAGTAATCGTAATAATAATCGAAGTCGTCGTGACCGTCGAGATGTAAAAGATATAGACTTATACCGAATTGAAGTAGGTCGAAATGATGGAGTTGAAGTACGTCATATAGTTGGCGCCATTGCTAACGAAGGAAATATTAATAGTCGCAATATTGGAAACATTAAACTATTTTCTTCTTATTCAATTATAGAATTACCCAAAGGACTATCTAAAGATTTATTGCAACATCTCATGAAAACAAAAATTTTAAATAAACAAATAAATATAAAATTATTACGTGATAATAAAAATTATGAGACTAGAACGCATAATCGTTCTATTTTTAATAAAGATAAAAATAACAAGCGTCGTTTTTCTGAAAATCGTGTAAATAAATCTAATTCTATTAAAAATGAAACAAAGTCATCTTTTTCTCGTCGTAGAAGTGTTTAA
- a CDS encoding Rid family detoxifying hydrolase, producing MNVIINTENAPKPIGPYSQAIKNEHFLITSGQIPIDVKSGHIPDNISEQTYIVLKNIKSIIIASGYKIQDIIKITIFTTNLNKIHIINEIYEKFFIDNKSLFPARSCVEVQKLPKNVKIEMEAIAFKK from the coding sequence ATGAATGTGATAATTAACACTGAAAATGCTCCGAAACCTATTGGACCATATTCACAAGCTATAAAAAATGAACATTTTTTAATTACATCTGGTCAAATACCTATTGATGTCAAATCAGGACATATACCAGATAATATCTCTGAACAAACATATATTGTATTAAAAAATATAAAATCTATTATTATTGCTTCAGGATATAAAATACAAGACATTATAAAAATAACAATTTTTACTACTAATTTAAATAAAATTCATATAATTAACGAAATATATGAAAAATTTTTTATAGATAATAAATCACTTTTTCCTGCAAGATCCTGTGTAGAAGTACAAAAGTTACCAAAAAACGTAAAAATTGAAATGGAAGCAATAGCATTTAAAAAATAA
- the pyrI gene encoding aspartate carbamoyltransferase regulatory subunit, with the protein MQINKLQVEAIRSGSVIDHIPAHIGFKLLSLFRFTETEKRITIGLNLPSQKLGKKDIIKIENTFLSGDQINQLAIYAPCATVNYIEKYNLVGKIFPSLPKKIDRILICPNSNCASHNHFMTSSFVFTKDINNEMNLKCQYCEKEFAKNIVL; encoded by the coding sequence ATGCAAATAAATAAACTTCAAGTAGAAGCTATTAGATCTGGTAGTGTAATTGATCATATTCCAGCACATATTGGTTTTAAATTACTTTCTTTATTCCGGTTTACAGAAACAGAAAAAAGAATTACTATTGGATTAAATTTACCTTCTCAAAAATTAGGTAAAAAAGATATTATAAAGATTGAAAATACTTTTTTGAGCGGCGATCAAATTAATCAATTAGCTATTTATGCACCATGTGCTACAGTTAATTATATTGAAAAATATAATTTAGTAGGAAAAATTTTTCCTTCTTTACCTAAAAAAATAGATCGTATTTTAATTTGTCCAAACAGTAACTGTGCTAGTCATAATCATTTTATGACTTCTAGCTTTGTTTTTACAAAAGATATAAACAATGAAATGAATTTAAAATGTCAGTATTGTGAAAAAGAATTCGCCAAAAATATAGTTTTATAA
- the pyrB gene encoding aspartate carbamoyltransferase, with protein sequence MRNSLYKKNIISINDLNRNELELVLKKSAFLKEKAQPNLLKNKIIASCFFEASTRTRLSFETAVYRLGASIIGFSNGENISLGKKGETLADTISVISSYVDAIIIRHPQEGSARLAAKFSNGIPIFNAGDGSNQHPTQTLLDLFTIKETQTKLNNLNIAMVGDLKYGRTVHSLTQALAKYKNNQFFFISPDALTMPNYISDMLYKKEIHWERYKNIEEIISEVDILYMTRVQKERLDPTEYANAKSKFVLKTSTLKNARNNLKILHPLPRIDEIDNDVDYTPYAWYFKQAANGIYARQAILSLVLIEKHF encoded by the coding sequence TTGAGAAATTCTCTGTATAAAAAAAATATAATTTCAATCAATGATCTTAATCGAAATGAATTAGAATTAGTATTAAAAAAATCTGCTTTTTTAAAAGAAAAAGCACAACCTAATTTACTAAAAAACAAAATTATTGCCAGTTGTTTTTTTGAAGCTTCCACACGTACTCGTTTATCTTTTGAAACAGCTGTTTATCGTTTAGGAGCATCAATAATAGGATTTTCTAATGGAGAAAATATTTCTCTAGGAAAAAAGGGAGAAACATTAGCAGACACTATTTCAGTTATAAGTTCATATGTAGATGCAATTATTATTCGACATCCTCAAGAAGGATCGGCACGTTTAGCTGCAAAATTTTCTAATGGAATACCAATATTTAATGCAGGAGATGGCTCGAACCAACATCCAACGCAAACACTTTTAGATTTATTCACTATTAAAGAAACACAAACTAAACTTAATAATCTAAATATTGCTATGGTAGGAGATTTAAAATATGGACGAACAGTTCATTCATTAACACAAGCTTTAGCTAAATATAAAAACAATCAATTTTTTTTTATTTCTCCTGATGCATTGACTATGCCAAACTATATCAGTGATATGCTTTATAAAAAAGAAATTCATTGGGAAAGATATAAAAACATAGAAGAAATAATTTCTGAAGTTGACATTCTTTATATGACTCGTGTTCAAAAAGAACGACTTGATCCAACTGAATATGCAAATGCTAAATCAAAATTTGTTTTAAAAACTTCAACGTTGAAAAATGCACGCAATAATTTAAAAATATTACACCCATTACCTCGCATAGATGAAATAGATAACGATGTTGACTACACACCTTATGCTTGGTATTTTAAACAAGCAGCAAACGGTATTTATGCGCGTCAAGCCATTTTATCATTAGTATTAATAGAAAAACATTTTTAA
- the argF gene encoding ornithine carbamoyltransferase: MNYLYQRDCLRLLDFTTIELKNIITLSEKLKKIKKSHQEIKFLKQKNIALIFEKESTRTRCSFEVAAFDQGAHVTYLGPGSTHLGTKESIEDTARVLSRLYDGIQYRGHNHKTIEILAQYSTVPVWNGLTEKFHPTQLMADLLTMKEIFPNKDFSDIKCAYVGDSRNNIGNSFLEAASIVGLDLRLVSPKKCWPDKNLFTECKNLAKKNQGNIICTENIKEGVKNTDFIYTDVWVSMGEDQTMWKERIELLRNYQLNDSMIEMTKNPKVKILHCLPALHDQKTIIGKSILEKYRLKDGMEITDNLFQKHQKIIFEQAENRLHTIKALLISSLVKEINF; the protein is encoded by the coding sequence ATGAATTATCTTTATCAACGTGACTGTTTAAGACTATTAGATTTTACCACTATAGAATTAAAAAACATTATTACATTGTCTGAAAAATTAAAAAAAATAAAAAAAAGTCATCAAGAAATTAAATTTCTCAAACAAAAGAATATTGCTTTAATTTTTGAAAAAGAATCAACTCGTACAAGATGTTCATTTGAAGTTGCCGCTTTTGATCAAGGTGCACATGTTACTTATCTTGGACCTGGTAGTACTCATCTTGGAACAAAAGAATCGATTGAAGATACAGCAAGAGTACTTAGTCGTTTATATGATGGAATTCAATATCGAGGTCATAATCATAAAACAATAGAAATTTTAGCGCAATATTCTACTGTACCAGTTTGGAATGGATTAACTGAAAAGTTTCACCCTACACAACTCATGGCTGATTTGCTGACCATGAAAGAAATTTTTCCAAATAAAGATTTTTCTGATATAAAGTGTGCCTATGTTGGTGACTCACGTAATAATATAGGAAATAGTTTTTTAGAAGCAGCTTCAATCGTAGGATTAGATCTTCGTTTAGTATCTCCAAAAAAATGTTGGCCTGACAAAAATCTTTTTACTGAATGCAAAAATTTAGCAAAAAAAAATCAAGGTAATATAATCTGTACTGAAAATATTAAAGAAGGTGTTAAAAATACAGATTTTATTTATACCGACGTCTGGGTTTCGATGGGAGAAGATCAAACTATGTGGAAAGAAAGAATTGAATTATTAAGAAATTATCAACTAAATGATTCTATGATAGAAATGACTAAAAATCCTAAAGTAAAAATACTACATTGTCTTCCTGCTTTACATGATCAAAAAACAATTATAGGTAAATCTATACTAGAAAAATACAGATTAAAAGACGGAATGGAGATAACAGATAATCTTTTTCAAAAACATCAAAAAATAATTTTTGAACAAGCAGAGAATAGATTACATACTATAAAAGCACTTCTTATATCTAGTCTTGTAAAAGAAATTAATTTTTAA
- a CDS encoding leucyl aminopeptidase, producing MKFFIKNSSLEKEKSDCIIIFVFKFCEFTHLKNHLNAFSSSYINNFIRRGDMQGKIGQTLLLHDVPNITSKRMLLVGCGDKNTLNRYYLGKIVKKTMKILNQFSIKNIIFSLNEINIENCDIYWSIRTIVNSINKYLYKSVKINTSFKKDIYLNSISLNVMKDKYFNIAKNALEHALAINSGIRAAKNLANLPPNVCNPLYLSLQAQKLSEKYKDKIDVTSIDVKEMHKLGMNAYIAVGSGSKNKPYMSVIKYSGKNKNKKNKVIVLIGKGLTFDSGGISIKPSKNMNEMKYDMCGAAAVYGTLIVAAKLNLPLTIIGILAGCENMPGGNAFRPGDILTTMSGKTVEVLNTDAEGRLVLCDVLTYVNRFSPNIVIDIATLTGACVIALGNHFSGFFSNDEKLACSLEKSSQQTNDKIWRLPLSREYEKELYSNFADFSNIGKGKAGAITAACFLYQFSKQYTWAHLDIAGTAWKSGKNQGATGRPVELLSQFLLNESDFFNFE from the coding sequence ATGAAATTTTTTATAAAAAATTCTTCTCTAGAAAAAGAAAAAAGCGATTGTATCATAATTTTTGTATTTAAATTTTGTGAATTTACACATTTAAAAAATCATTTAAATGCATTTTCTTCTAGTTATATTAATAATTTTATTAGAAGAGGTGATATGCAAGGGAAAATAGGTCAAACTCTTTTATTGCACGATGTTCCTAACATTACTTCTAAAAGAATGTTACTAGTAGGATGCGGAGACAAAAATACTTTAAATAGATACTATCTTGGTAAGATAGTAAAAAAAACCATGAAAATTTTAAATCAATTTTCTATTAAAAATATTATTTTTTCTTTAAATGAAATAAATATTGAAAATTGTGATATATATTGGTCTATTAGGACAATAGTTAATTCTATTAATAAATATTTATATAAAAGTGTTAAGATAAATACATCTTTTAAAAAAGATATTTATTTAAATTCAATTTCATTAAATGTAATGAAAGATAAATATTTTAATATAGCGAAAAATGCTTTAGAACATGCTTTAGCAATTAATTCTGGAATTAGAGCTGCAAAAAATTTAGCTAATTTACCACCTAATGTTTGTAATCCATTGTACTTATCTTTACAAGCTCAAAAATTATCTGAAAAATACAAAGATAAAATTGATGTTACATCAATTGATGTCAAAGAAATGCATAAATTAGGCATGAACGCTTATATTGCCGTTGGTAGTGGATCTAAAAATAAACCATATATGTCTGTTATTAAATACTCTGGAAAAAATAAAAATAAGAAAAACAAAGTTATTGTCTTAATAGGGAAAGGACTAACATTTGATTCTGGAGGTATATCTATAAAACCATCTAAAAACATGAATGAAATGAAATATGATATGTGTGGTGCAGCGGCAGTATATGGAACTTTAATTGTTGCAGCTAAATTAAATTTACCTCTGACTATTATCGGTATTTTAGCTGGTTGTGAAAACATGCCAGGAGGAAATGCTTTTAGACCCGGCGATATTTTGACTACGATGTCGGGTAAAACAGTAGAAGTACTAAACACTGATGCTGAAGGACGTTTAGTTTTATGCGATGTTTTAACGTATGTAAATCGTTTTTCTCCCAATATAGTTATTGATATTGCAACTTTAACTGGAGCATGTGTTATAGCATTAGGAAATCATTTTAGTGGTTTTTTTTCGAATGATGAAAAACTTGCTTGTTCATTAGAAAAATCTTCGCAACAAACTAATGATAAAATATGGCGTTTACCTTTATCTAGAGAATATGAAAAAGAATTGTATTCCAATTTTGCGGATTTTTCAAACATTGGAAAAGGTAAAGCAGGTGCAATAACCGCTGCTTGCTTTCTTTATCAATTTTCAAAACAATACACTTGGGCACATTTAGATATTGCTGGAACAGCTTGGAAATCTGGAAAAAATCAAGGTGCAACAGGTCGTCCTGTTGAACTATTAAGTCAATTTCTATTAAATGAATCTGATTTTTTTAATTTTGAATAA